From a region of the Corallococcus coralloides DSM 2259 genome:
- the hflX gene encoding GTPase HflX yields MKEIYGNTLGLKTSEQQRLRNTFRRRVDPREIVSAELARHLTELSHELNRQVGVLINRKGDIEHVVVGNAHKLELPDIGRARAGQIRLRGLRLVHTHLKSEPLTKDDLTDLALLRLDCVAAVGVGNEGLPGILHWAYLVPENGSGEFWHVSTLPSVHGEQPDLLATLDALEEEFNRNAAARTVSGKERAILVAVCLDGNRARAESSLAELKELARTAGVEVVDSVLQMKREADPRYLIGRGKLEDLNLRSMQSMVDLLIFDKDLTPSQGRHIGDATSLKILDRTQLILDIFAQRAQTAEGKLQVELAQLKYRLPRLVQGDDSLSRLMGGGVGGRGPGETKLEIDRRRVRERITNLERRIDVISRERSVRRAQRNRREVPVISIVGYTNAGKSTLLNAITNAEVLAEDKLFATLDPTSRRLRFPQEREVIITDTVGFIRDLPKDLVAAFRATLEELYDASLLLHVVDASDPARDDQVEAVEKILASLGLMEKPRLMVWNKADQLSADEVESLLRSRGGVAISAVKREGLATLLAKADTTLFAEGASESIGVV; encoded by the coding sequence TTGAAGGAAATCTACGGCAACACCCTGGGCCTGAAGACGAGCGAGCAGCAGCGGCTGCGCAACACGTTCCGCCGCCGCGTGGATCCGCGCGAAATCGTGTCCGCGGAGCTTGCCCGCCACCTCACCGAGCTATCGCACGAGCTCAACCGCCAGGTGGGCGTCCTCATCAACCGCAAGGGCGACATCGAGCACGTCGTGGTGGGCAACGCGCACAAGCTGGAGCTTCCGGACATCGGCCGTGCGCGCGCCGGTCAGATTCGTCTGCGTGGCCTGCGGCTGGTGCACACGCACCTGAAGAGCGAACCCCTGACGAAGGACGACCTCACGGACCTGGCGCTGCTGCGCCTGGACTGCGTGGCGGCCGTGGGCGTGGGCAACGAAGGCCTGCCCGGCATCCTGCACTGGGCCTACCTGGTGCCGGAGAACGGCTCGGGCGAGTTCTGGCACGTGTCCACCCTGCCCTCCGTGCACGGTGAACAGCCGGACCTGCTGGCCACGCTGGACGCGCTGGAGGAGGAGTTCAACCGCAACGCGGCCGCGCGCACCGTGTCCGGGAAGGAGCGCGCCATCCTGGTGGCGGTGTGCCTGGACGGCAACCGCGCCCGGGCGGAGTCCAGCCTGGCGGAGCTGAAGGAGCTGGCGCGCACGGCGGGCGTGGAGGTGGTGGACAGCGTGCTCCAGATGAAGCGCGAAGCGGATCCGCGCTACCTCATCGGCCGGGGCAAGCTGGAGGACCTGAACCTGCGCTCCATGCAGTCCATGGTGGACCTGCTCATCTTCGACAAGGACCTCACCCCGTCGCAGGGCCGCCACATCGGCGATGCGACGAGCCTGAAGATCCTGGACCGCACGCAGCTCATCCTGGACATCTTCGCGCAGCGCGCGCAGACGGCCGAGGGCAAGCTGCAGGTGGAGCTGGCGCAGCTGAAGTACCGGCTGCCCCGGCTGGTGCAGGGGGATGACTCGCTCAGCCGCCTCATGGGCGGTGGCGTGGGCGGCCGCGGTCCGGGTGAGACGAAGCTCGAAATCGACCGCCGCCGCGTGCGCGAGCGCATCACCAACCTGGAGCGCCGCATCGACGTCATCAGCCGCGAGCGCAGCGTCCGCCGGGCGCAGCGCAACCGGCGCGAGGTGCCGGTCATCTCCATCGTGGGCTACACCAACGCGGGCAAGTCCACGCTGCTCAACGCCATCACCAACGCGGAGGTGCTGGCGGAGGACAAGCTGTTCGCCACGCTGGACCCCACGAGCCGGCGCTTGCGCTTCCCGCAGGAGCGGGAGGTCATCATCACCGACACGGTGGGCTTCATCCGGGACCTGCCCAAGGACCTGGTGGCGGCCTTCCGCGCCACGCTGGAGGAGCTGTACGACGCAAGCCTCCTGCTGCACGTGGTGGACGCGAGCGACCCTGCGCGCGACGACCAGGTGGAGGCGGTGGAGAAGATCCTCGCCTCGCTGGGCCTGATGGAGAAGCCGCGCCTGATGGTGTGGAACAAGGCGGACCAGCTGTCCGCGGACGAGGTGGAGTCGCTCCTGCGCTCGCGGGGCGGCGTGGCCATCAGCGCGGTGAAGCGCGAAGGCCTGGCGACGCTCCTGGCCAAGGCGGACACCACCCTGTTCGCCGAGGGTGCGTCCGAGTCCATCGGCGTCGTGTGA
- the proB gene encoding glutamate 5-kinase codes for MTDSARNALRGARRVVVKIGTNALTSATGRFNRAHFDALGQDLLWAAGGRELVVVSSGAIALGMERLGLPARPRDIPGKQACAAVGQSRLMQAYEEAFGHAARTVAQVLLTHEDVQERRRYLNVKHTLERLLAASVVPVINENDTVSVDELKFGDNDTLASLVAGVVEADALVLLSDVEGLYTADPRKDAEARLMPAVPRVTADVLALAGDATSAVGTGGMASKVRAAARAAELGIPCVITSGAVPGRLRGVLEGEAVGTLFEPAGRRSARTAWIAHALRPRGRLAVDAGAKEAIVTGKRSLLPSGVTGVEGDFGRGDPVDLTDTAGTVFARGLSTYDANELRRIAGRRSADIEAVLGYRYLDEAVHRDDLAVL; via the coding sequence GTGACTGATTCCGCACGCAACGCCTTGCGCGGGGCCCGCCGCGTGGTGGTGAAGATTGGGACCAACGCGCTGACGAGCGCCACGGGCCGCTTCAACCGTGCCCACTTCGACGCGCTGGGGCAGGACCTGCTGTGGGCCGCCGGGGGCCGGGAGCTGGTGGTGGTGTCCAGCGGCGCCATCGCGCTGGGCATGGAGCGGCTGGGGCTGCCTGCCCGCCCCCGGGACATTCCAGGCAAGCAGGCGTGCGCGGCGGTGGGGCAGAGCCGCCTGATGCAGGCGTACGAGGAGGCCTTCGGCCACGCGGCCCGGACGGTGGCCCAGGTGCTGCTCACCCACGAGGACGTGCAGGAGCGCCGGCGCTACCTCAACGTGAAGCACACGCTGGAGCGCCTGCTGGCCGCGAGCGTGGTGCCGGTCATCAACGAGAACGACACCGTGTCCGTGGACGAGCTGAAGTTCGGCGACAACGACACGCTGGCGAGCCTGGTGGCCGGCGTGGTGGAGGCGGACGCGCTGGTCCTCCTGTCGGACGTGGAGGGGCTCTACACCGCCGACCCGCGCAAGGACGCCGAAGCCCGCCTGATGCCCGCCGTGCCGCGCGTCACCGCGGACGTGCTGGCCCTGGCCGGCGACGCCACCAGCGCGGTGGGCACGGGCGGCATGGCATCCAAGGTGCGCGCCGCCGCACGGGCCGCGGAGCTGGGCATCCCCTGCGTCATCACCTCCGGCGCGGTGCCCGGCCGCCTGCGCGGCGTGCTTGAAGGCGAAGCCGTGGGCACGCTCTTCGAGCCCGCCGGACGGCGTAGCGCGCGCACCGCGTGGATCGCCCACGCCCTGCGGCCCCGGGGCCGGCTGGCGGTGGACGCGGGCGCGAAGGAGGCCATCGTCACCGGCAAGCGCAGCCTGCTGCCCAGCGGCGTGACGGGCGTGGAGGGGGACTTCGGCCGGGGGGACCCGGTGGACCTGACGGACACTGCCGGGACGGTGTTCGCCCGGGGCCTGTCCACCTACGACGCCAACGAGCTCCGGCGTATCGCCGGGCGGCGGAGCGCGGACATCGAGGCGGTGCTGGGCTACCGCTACCTGGATGAGGCGGTGCACCGCGACGACCTGGCGGTGCTGTAG
- a CDS encoding NAD(P)H-dependent glycerol-3-phosphate dehydrogenase, with protein sequence MRGSVIGAGSFGTALANVLAVNCDEVRLWGREPSAVEAINTRHENATYLKGIPLSERVRATTDLEEALSGSEMVVLATPSHATREVLARAKDFLPRSVPLVTVSKGIENGTLLTMTELLEDCLPEEFHPYVAVLSGPSFAKELARRMPTVVTIASHWDKVAQRCQKALQTDTFRSYTSTDVVGVQYGGALKNVIAIAAGMADGLGMGHNARAAIITRGLAEITRLAVRKGANPLTLSGLSGMGDLVLTCTGELSRNRHVGMELGKGRKLPDILAEMKEVAEGVKTAKSARDLSLKTGVELPICEQVYLIAYEGKNAKMAVVDLMTRQPKSELSGV encoded by the coding sequence ATGCGCGGCAGTGTCATCGGTGCAGGTTCGTTCGGAACGGCGCTCGCCAACGTGCTCGCGGTGAATTGCGACGAAGTCCGCCTGTGGGGCCGCGAGCCCTCCGCCGTGGAGGCCATCAACACCCGCCACGAGAACGCCACCTACCTGAAGGGCATCCCCCTCTCCGAGCGCGTGCGCGCGACCACGGACCTGGAGGAGGCGCTGTCCGGCTCGGAGATGGTGGTGCTCGCCACGCCCAGCCACGCCACGCGGGAGGTGCTCGCGCGCGCCAAGGACTTCCTGCCCAGGAGCGTGCCGCTCGTCACGGTGTCCAAGGGCATCGAGAACGGCACGCTGCTCACCATGACGGAGCTCTTGGAGGACTGTCTGCCGGAGGAGTTCCACCCGTACGTCGCGGTGCTCTCCGGCCCCAGCTTCGCCAAGGAGCTGGCCCGTCGCATGCCCACGGTGGTGACCATCGCGTCGCACTGGGACAAGGTGGCCCAGCGCTGCCAGAAGGCGCTCCAGACGGACACCTTCCGCTCGTACACGTCCACGGACGTGGTGGGCGTGCAGTACGGCGGCGCGCTGAAGAACGTCATCGCCATCGCCGCGGGCATGGCGGACGGCCTGGGCATGGGCCACAACGCGCGGGCCGCCATCATCACGCGCGGCCTGGCGGAGATCACCCGGCTCGCGGTGAGGAAGGGCGCCAACCCGCTGACGCTCTCCGGCCTGTCCGGCATGGGCGACCTGGTGCTCACCTGTACGGGTGAGCTCAGCCGCAACCGCCACGTGGGCATGGAGCTGGGCAAGGGCCGCAAGCTGCCGGACATCCTCGCGGAGATGAAGGAGGTCGCCGAGGGCGTCAAGACGGCCAAGAGCGCGCGCGACCTGTCCCTCAAGACGGGCGTGGAGCTGCCCATCTGCGAGCAGGTCTACCTCATCGCCTACGAGGGCAAGAACGCCAAGATGGCGGTGGTGGACCTGATGACGCGCCAGCCGAAGTCGGAGCTGTCCGGCGTCTGA
- a CDS encoding class I SAM-dependent methyltransferase, producing the protein MAGNDARGRTPLSLVGQEPDLVFYTRQATEHGGPVLVLGAANGRVPWALAGHGFSTVGVDPSEAMIRSAEERRASESQDVSARTRLIAADPRALRLPEQFSLVLAPQHALGLMSGRDDLEAFLATVRHHLAPGGTFIYDVLNAPREPVLPRDDDEPGAAVEPRRPLFALHLRERRPPGGQSPIRRLKLKHFLPEELENALIASGLTLRERYGRFDGKPFDLEDLRQIGVAGA; encoded by the coding sequence ATGGCAGGCAACGACGCACGCGGCCGCACCCCACTGTCCCTCGTGGGACAGGAGCCGGACCTCGTCTTCTACACACGGCAGGCGACCGAACACGGCGGGCCCGTGCTCGTGCTGGGCGCCGCCAACGGCCGGGTGCCTTGGGCGCTGGCGGGCCACGGCTTCTCCACCGTGGGTGTGGACCCCTCGGAGGCGATGATCCGCTCCGCCGAGGAGCGCCGCGCCTCCGAATCCCAGGACGTCTCCGCGCGCACGCGCCTCATCGCCGCGGACCCCCGCGCGCTGCGGCTGCCGGAGCAGTTCTCCCTGGTGCTCGCCCCGCAGCACGCGCTGGGCCTGATGTCCGGCCGCGACGACCTGGAGGCGTTCCTCGCCACCGTGCGCCACCACCTGGCCCCCGGCGGCACCTTCATCTACGACGTGCTCAACGCCCCGCGCGAACCCGTGCTGCCTCGCGACGACGACGAGCCCGGCGCCGCCGTGGAGCCCCGCCGGCCCCTCTTCGCCCTGCACCTGCGCGAGCGGCGCCCGCCGGGCGGCCAGAGCCCCATCCGCCGCCTCAAGCTGAAGCACTTCCTGCCGGAGGAGCTGGAGAACGCCCTCATCGCCAGCGGCCTCACGCTGCGCGAGCGCTACGGCCGCTTCGACGGCAAGCCCTTCGACCTGGAGGACCTGCGCCAGATTGGCGTCGCCGGAGCGTGA
- a CDS encoding helix-turn-helix transcriptional regulator: MSNVHERLRRLLFLVPYVSKHPGVTVEALAKALNISREDLLEELDLLTCVGRPPFNPDDYIDIYVDNDRVYVDLDQRLFAPPRLTAGEAAALAAAAELLRPATGDALQSALTKLEGIIPPAARERFRDMYRKIDASADAPPALGPLTRAILERLEVTFGYASPGRPPEPRRVRPYELLSHRGQWYLQGFCHTRQDARLFRLDRMEDLAVTTTAFQPPPDARADVPNPARGASEASVRVRFTPTAAPYVKERFGQDARPLADGGVEVRVAGDSERWLTQWVLSFGGEAEVLEPASARAAVARAVHASIGS, translated from the coding sequence ATGAGCAACGTCCACGAGCGGCTGCGCCGCCTGCTGTTCCTCGTCCCCTACGTCTCCAAGCACCCCGGCGTCACCGTGGAGGCCCTGGCCAAGGCCCTCAACATCAGCCGCGAGGACCTGCTGGAGGAGCTGGACCTGCTCACCTGCGTGGGCCGGCCGCCCTTCAACCCGGACGACTACATCGACATCTACGTGGACAATGACCGCGTCTACGTGGACCTGGATCAGCGCCTGTTCGCGCCGCCCCGGCTGACCGCCGGCGAGGCCGCGGCCCTGGCCGCCGCGGCGGAGCTGTTGCGCCCGGCCACCGGCGACGCGCTCCAGAGCGCCCTCACCAAGCTGGAGGGCATCATCCCGCCCGCCGCCCGCGAGCGCTTCCGGGACATGTACCGGAAGATCGACGCCTCCGCGGACGCGCCCCCGGCGCTGGGGCCGCTCACCCGGGCCATCCTGGAGCGGCTGGAGGTGACGTTCGGCTACGCCAGCCCCGGCCGCCCGCCGGAGCCGCGCCGGGTGCGCCCCTACGAACTGCTCAGCCACCGCGGCCAGTGGTACCTCCAGGGCTTCTGCCACACCCGCCAGGACGCGCGCCTGTTCCGGTTGGATCGCATGGAGGACCTGGCCGTCACCACCACCGCCTTCCAGCCCCCGCCGGACGCCCGCGCGGACGTGCCCAACCCGGCCCGCGGCGCCAGCGAGGCCTCCGTCCGGGTGCGCTTCACCCCCACGGCGGCACCCTACGTGAAGGAGCGCTTCGGCCAGGACGCCCGCCCGCTCGCTGACGGAGGGGTGGAGGTGCGGGTGGCCGGAGACAGTGAGCGCTGGCTCACGCAGTGGGTGCTATCCTTCGGCGGAGAGGCGGAAGTGCTGGAGCCGGCGAGCGCGCGCGCCGCCGTTGCCCGAGCCGTACATGCCTCGATAGGCTCCTAG
- a CDS encoding helix-turn-helix transcriptional regulator, whose amino-acid sequence MDRTERILDLVALLLDAREPISWAELREHFPADYGGSDDAAERKFERDKAELVELGFPLSYVQGDDERRDGYIVDRNVYYLPEADLTKEELAVLYAAGSAALASGAFPGRDDLAHALRKIGFFAGESLPTPRVRMELGTGQEGQEKEVSARLEQLWDACSAHKWVQLTYGSPRKDGVTERRVDPYGLALRRGVWTLVGYCHLRQGLRTFHVHRIRELKVNTARPRTPDFEVPADFSLDAHVAYFPWQYRFHEPLEVTLQLTGPQASRAGSLFPGAALEPVSEGVVRARFPVTFLDGLTRFVLSLGQDCRVEGPPEARERLERMAANILAKHAPVEGQRVSA is encoded by the coding sequence ATGGACCGCACGGAACGCATCCTTGATCTCGTGGCACTGCTGCTCGACGCGCGGGAACCCATCTCGTGGGCCGAGCTGCGTGAGCACTTCCCCGCGGACTACGGCGGCTCGGATGACGCCGCGGAGCGCAAATTCGAGCGCGACAAGGCAGAGCTCGTCGAGCTGGGCTTCCCGCTGAGCTACGTGCAGGGCGACGACGAGCGGCGCGACGGCTACATCGTCGACCGCAACGTCTACTACCTGCCGGAGGCGGACCTCACGAAGGAGGAGCTGGCCGTGCTCTACGCCGCCGGGTCCGCCGCGCTGGCCTCCGGCGCGTTCCCCGGCCGCGACGACCTGGCGCACGCGCTGCGCAAGATCGGCTTCTTCGCCGGCGAATCCCTGCCCACCCCGCGCGTGCGCATGGAGCTGGGCACCGGACAGGAGGGCCAGGAGAAGGAGGTCTCCGCCCGCCTGGAGCAGCTCTGGGATGCGTGCTCCGCCCACAAGTGGGTGCAGCTGACCTACGGCAGCCCCCGCAAGGACGGCGTCACGGAGCGGCGCGTGGACCCTTACGGCCTGGCGCTCCGGCGCGGCGTGTGGACGCTGGTGGGCTACTGCCACCTGCGCCAGGGCCTGCGCACCTTCCACGTCCACCGCATCCGCGAGCTGAAGGTGAACACCGCCCGGCCGCGCACGCCGGACTTCGAGGTGCCGGCGGACTTCTCGCTGGACGCCCACGTGGCCTACTTCCCCTGGCAGTACCGCTTCCACGAACCGCTGGAGGTGACGCTGCAGCTCACCGGGCCGCAGGCCTCGCGCGCGGGCTCGCTGTTCCCGGGCGCGGCGCTGGAGCCGGTGTCGGAGGGCGTGGTGCGGGCCCGCTTCCCGGTGACGTTCCTGGACGGGCTGACGCGCTTCGTCCTGTCGCTGGGGCAGGACTGCCGTGTGGAAGGGCCTCCGGAGGCGCGCGAGCGCCTGGAGCGGATGGCCGCGAACATCCTGGCGAAGCACGCGCCGGTGGAAGGTCAGCGGGTGAGCGCATGA
- a CDS encoding sensor histidine kinase encodes MSRPAPVILSFRRTFALLILLVVLPSAGLSGFGVVAIINERAAVEKRLEAAWRGTLADLSAEVPRALGSGRLERVGTERLAFLLPDDQELSDPDGTFHVENGLVRTKDPQLAEALAALVPEAASLPTVPTVFSLATNGRAVMVAAERQGATVRGVRLSGVALDGLLSDKAQGRATSEPVRFTLLPVPRDTSSEGGIVNRLMSEVAQARQNALGPPVLAERVLSAPLQDFRLVVLPTGEDPVASASTRNRAVYGVLLGLFYLTLTFGVGYTARVLYREARLSRMKTDFVSLVSHELRTPLTSIRMFIETLALGRLKDPAQQQEVLNLLTKETERLSDLIERVLDWARIESGRKVYQRESLPVTDVVDAAVAAFRTQRHGDGMEFTVKVEDGLPHVEVDRVAVAGALLNLLQNAYKYSGPTHRRIALRAQRDGGYVNLSVEDNGVGIARKDRKRIFERFYRVDNLLTRKTEGSGLGLAISKRIVDAHGGRITVKSEPGQGSCFTLQLPVGRA; translated from the coding sequence GTGTCTCGTCCCGCGCCCGTCATCCTCAGCTTCCGGCGCACGTTCGCGCTGCTCATCCTGCTGGTCGTGCTGCCCTCGGCCGGCCTGTCCGGCTTCGGCGTCGTGGCCATCATCAACGAGCGCGCCGCGGTGGAGAAACGCCTGGAGGCCGCGTGGCGCGGGACGCTGGCGGACCTGTCCGCGGAGGTCCCCCGCGCGCTCGGCAGCGGACGGTTGGAGCGCGTGGGCACCGAGCGGCTGGCCTTCCTCCTGCCGGATGACCAGGAGCTGTCCGACCCGGACGGCACCTTCCACGTGGAGAACGGCCTGGTGCGCACGAAGGACCCGCAGCTGGCGGAGGCCCTGGCGGCGCTGGTGCCGGAGGCCGCCTCGCTGCCCACGGTGCCCACCGTCTTCTCGCTCGCCACGAACGGCCGCGCGGTGATGGTGGCCGCCGAGCGCCAGGGCGCCACCGTGCGGGGCGTGCGGCTGTCGGGCGTGGCGCTGGACGGGCTCCTGTCGGACAAGGCGCAGGGGCGGGCTACGTCGGAGCCGGTGCGCTTCACGCTGCTGCCCGTGCCGCGCGACACGTCCAGCGAGGGCGGGATCGTCAACCGGCTGATGTCGGAGGTGGCCCAGGCGCGGCAGAACGCGCTGGGGCCGCCGGTGCTCGCGGAGCGGGTGCTGTCCGCGCCGTTGCAGGACTTCCGCCTGGTGGTGCTGCCCACGGGCGAGGACCCCGTGGCGAGCGCCTCCACGCGCAACCGCGCCGTGTACGGCGTGCTCCTGGGCCTGTTCTACCTGACGCTCACCTTCGGCGTGGGCTACACCGCCCGCGTGCTCTACCGCGAGGCGCGCCTGTCGCGCATGAAGACAGACTTCGTGTCGCTGGTGAGCCATGAGCTGCGCACGCCGCTCACCTCCATCCGGATGTTCATCGAGACGCTGGCCCTGGGCCGGCTGAAGGACCCGGCGCAGCAGCAGGAGGTGCTGAACCTGCTCACGAAGGAGACCGAGCGCCTGTCGGACCTCATCGAGCGGGTGCTGGACTGGGCGCGCATCGAGAGCGGCCGCAAGGTGTACCAGCGCGAGTCCCTGCCGGTGACGGACGTGGTGGACGCGGCGGTGGCGGCCTTCCGCACGCAGCGGCACGGCGACGGCATGGAGTTCACCGTGAAGGTGGAGGACGGGCTGCCCCACGTGGAGGTGGACCGGGTCGCGGTGGCGGGCGCGCTGCTCAACCTGTTGCAGAATGCCTACAAGTACAGTGGGCCCACCCACCGCAGAATCGCCCTCCGGGCACAGAGAGACGGCGGATACGTGAACCTGTCGGTGGAGGACAACGGAGTGGGAATCGCCAGGAAGGACCGCAAGCGCATCTTCGAGCGCTTCTACCGGGTGGACAACCTGCTCACGCGCAAGACGGAGGGCAGCGGCCTGGGGCTCGCCATCAGCAAGCGCATCGTGGACGCGCACGGCGGCCGCATCACCGTGAAGAGCGAGCCCGGCCAGGGCAGCTGCTTCACCCTCCAGCTCCCGGTGGGCCGCGCATGA
- a CDS encoding c-type cytochrome, translating to MRRQGWAALCAVTTLVLSGCKEREVANTWSNASGSVALSRDDSLLYVVDADNGILAVVDTARREKVSEVRVGPRPERVTVGPDDTVYVTNRGGRSVSVIRKGDAVEAARVPVGVEPTGMALSPDGSTLYVVNSAMRESAARGSLTAIDTGTLTARWELPLGEEPRGIALLEDGRKAAVSLFRQGDVMTVDLSDANHPQVMRAGTDLLARANRPSAAGAFGTPAPFDEPLPVETGPRSFRSRGMVDLLSAPDGRRLFAPVLWSREDPLGGPVDGRGPNMGDSMYGGGTPCGAAAGGGVVAAGLITFDTEDEAPRPVVDDLDECKPPPEEKPDYPTSLIASPLFDTPLQGPAAAVVDPTGAWLFLVNQDSNNVAILPSWRRSGSDLVNETSPVRQLVAVGAGPNGIALTRDGRKAYVYNAFDHTVSTLGSSGNQWGDIHEEGERLVIAGDTLSPMAAEGRRLFFSAVDARMTSPSVAVSCASCHLEGREDGHVWGFPDGPRQTPSLAGRMTTATAPFHWSGEFSALGDFMNATVKDRMGGQVLNEDTVAKLGAFIDAIPATDNPFRGEPLTASQARGAALFTQAKCDTCHTGAALTDNRNVDVGTFVLSGVLRDAKAVIKAGLNTPSLLGVGRTAPYLHDGSAPTLKARLLNGRETNLHGTTAGLSDADVDDLVAYLETL from the coding sequence ATGCGACGGCAGGGATGGGCCGCGCTGTGCGCGGTGACGACGCTGGTGCTGTCGGGTTGCAAGGAGCGCGAGGTCGCGAACACCTGGAGCAACGCCTCCGGGTCCGTGGCGCTCAGCCGGGACGACTCGCTGCTCTACGTGGTGGACGCGGACAACGGCATCCTCGCCGTGGTGGACACCGCCCGCCGGGAGAAGGTGTCCGAGGTGCGGGTGGGCCCGCGTCCGGAGCGCGTGACGGTGGGCCCGGACGACACCGTGTACGTGACGAACCGGGGCGGCCGGAGCGTGTCCGTCATCCGCAAGGGTGACGCGGTGGAGGCCGCGCGCGTCCCGGTGGGCGTGGAGCCCACGGGGATGGCGCTGTCGCCGGATGGCAGCACGCTGTACGTGGTGAACAGCGCCATGCGTGAGTCCGCCGCGAGGGGCAGCCTCACCGCCATCGACACGGGCACGCTCACGGCGCGCTGGGAGCTGCCGCTGGGCGAGGAGCCACGCGGCATCGCGCTCTTGGAGGACGGCCGCAAGGCGGCGGTGTCCCTGTTCCGGCAGGGCGACGTGATGACGGTGGACCTGTCGGACGCGAACCATCCCCAGGTGATGCGCGCCGGCACGGACCTGCTCGCGAGGGCGAACCGGCCGTCGGCCGCCGGAGCCTTCGGGACGCCCGCGCCGTTCGATGAGCCGCTGCCCGTGGAGACGGGCCCGCGCTCCTTCCGGTCGCGCGGCATGGTGGACCTGTTGAGCGCTCCGGATGGGCGGCGCCTCTTCGCGCCGGTGCTGTGGTCGCGCGAAGACCCCTTGGGTGGGCCCGTGGATGGCCGCGGACCCAACATGGGGGACTCCATGTACGGCGGCGGGACGCCCTGCGGCGCGGCGGCCGGTGGCGGCGTGGTGGCCGCGGGCCTCATCACCTTCGACACGGAGGACGAAGCGCCCCGGCCGGTGGTGGACGACCTGGACGAGTGCAAGCCGCCGCCGGAGGAGAAGCCGGACTACCCCACGTCGCTCATCGCGAGCCCCTTGTTCGATACGCCCCTGCAGGGGCCGGCGGCGGCGGTGGTGGACCCCACGGGCGCGTGGCTGTTCCTGGTGAACCAGGACTCGAACAACGTGGCCATCCTGCCCTCGTGGCGCCGCTCCGGTTCGGACCTGGTGAATGAGACGAGCCCGGTGCGGCAGCTGGTGGCCGTGGGGGCGGGGCCCAACGGCATCGCGCTCACGCGGGACGGGCGCAAGGCGTACGTCTACAACGCGTTCGACCACACGGTCAGCACGCTGGGCTCCAGCGGCAACCAATGGGGCGACATCCACGAGGAGGGCGAGCGCCTGGTCATCGCGGGCGACACGCTGTCGCCCATGGCGGCGGAGGGCCGGCGGTTGTTCTTCAGCGCGGTGGATGCGCGGATGACCAGCCCGTCCGTGGCGGTGTCCTGCGCGTCGTGCCACCTGGAGGGCCGCGAGGACGGCCACGTGTGGGGCTTCCCGGACGGGCCACGCCAGACGCCCAGCCTGGCGGGGCGCATGACCACGGCCACGGCGCCCTTCCACTGGAGCGGCGAGTTCTCCGCGCTGGGGGACTTCATGAACGCCACGGTGAAGGACCGCATGGGCGGCCAGGTGCTGAACGAGGACACGGTGGCGAAGCTGGGGGCGTTCATCGACGCCATCCCCGCGACGGACAACCCGTTCCGGGGCGAGCCGCTGACCGCGTCCCAGGCGCGCGGGGCCGCCCTCTTCACGCAGGCGAAGTGCGACACGTGTCACACGGGCGCGGCGCTCACGGACAACCGCAACGTGGACGTGGGCACGTTCGTGCTCTCGGGCGTGCTGCGGGACGCGAAGGCGGTCATCAAGGCGGGGCTCAACACGCCGTCGCTCCTGGGCGTGGGCCGCACCGCGCCGTACCTGCATGACGGCAGCGCGCCCACGCTCAAGGCCCGCCTGCTGAACGGCCGCGAGACGAACCTGCACGGCACGACGGCGGGGCTGTCCGACGCGGACGTGGACGACCTGGTGGCGTACCTGGAGACGCTGTAG
- a CDS encoding response regulator transcription factor has protein sequence MSTSVPQEEKPQRILVVEDDLSILTGVSMNLRFEGYEVLQAQDGRTGLAKALDEAPDLLVLDLMLPEMNGYEVIRELRQRGRDTPVVVLSARGLESDKILGLNLGADDYVVKPFGLQELLARIKAVLRRRFGATGITPPPVTFGDVKVDLSQRTVARDGQPVELTAQEFKLLAHFLAHPGRTFTREELLSGAWGYHYEGSARTVDNFMRQLRLKFEADPEAPRHFLTVRGLGYRFER, from the coding sequence ATGAGCACGTCCGTCCCCCAAGAGGAGAAGCCCCAGCGCATCCTGGTGGTGGAGGACGACCTGTCCATCCTCACCGGCGTGTCCATGAACCTGCGCTTCGAAGGCTACGAAGTGCTCCAGGCGCAGGACGGCCGCACGGGCCTGGCCAAGGCGCTGGACGAGGCGCCGGACCTGCTGGTGCTGGACCTGATGCTGCCGGAGATGAACGGCTACGAGGTCATCCGCGAGCTGCGCCAGCGCGGCCGGGACACGCCCGTGGTGGTGCTGTCCGCGCGAGGCCTGGAGTCGGACAAAATCCTGGGTCTCAACCTGGGCGCGGACGACTACGTGGTGAAGCCGTTCGGCCTCCAGGAGTTGCTCGCGCGCATCAAGGCGGTGCTGCGCCGCAGGTTCGGGGCCACGGGCATCACGCCGCCGCCGGTGACGTTCGGGGACGTGAAGGTGGACCTGTCCCAGCGCACGGTGGCGCGCGACGGGCAGCCGGTGGAGCTGACGGCGCAGGAGTTCAAGCTGCTGGCGCACTTCCTCGCCCACCCGGGCCGCACCTTCACCCGCGAGGAGCTCTTGTCCGGCGCGTGGGGCTACCACTACGAGGGCAGCGCGCGCACGGTGGACAACTTCATGCGCCAGCTGCGGCTGAAGTTCGAGGCCGACCCGGAAGCGCCCCGGCACTTCCTCACCGTGCGCGGCCTGGGCTACCGCTTCGAGCGATAG